One Temnothorax longispinosus isolate EJ_2023e unplaced genomic scaffold, Tlon_JGU_v1 HiC_scaffold_66, whole genome shotgun sequence genomic window carries:
- the LOC139824905 gene encoding fatty acid synthase-like isoform X1 → MNRPNSYISVDAEEEIVISGIAGRFPNSDNLKEFQENLFNKVDLGSSDHGRWNNSYNMPHRIGKVNNIEKFDSEFFDIPATEAHIMDLMTRMLLEHTYEAITDAGVNPKELQGTRTSVLTAISASETQGHFSCQSQFAGLPMIECNVSLMANKISHWLGVIGQSHNIDTACSSSNVAIVKAYELIQSGECDAAIIASANLCLHPYVQFQFYHLGVLSSDGYCKPFDEEGAGYMRSDTVAVVYLQKAKNARRIYATLVHGKINCDGFKAEGITFPSVEKQKILLSEFYKECEISPNELSYVEAHATGTLAGDPVEIMAIDQTLCAKRNTPLLMGSVKSNIGHSEPASGLCQIAKVLLAMETGIITPTIHFKRPRKELTAIIEGRIKIITEPTEWEGGYVGFNSFGFGGANSHILLKSNLKQKINNRALNNDLPRLVAVSGRTEEAVKIILDDVRNRPIDAEFISLLHHIHNDNIEGHPYRGYMITGSKISHNTINKIEHTPYVRRPICFIFSGLGSQWFGMSQALMKFPVFAKAIQKCGIVLRSYGISLTDILTSDNKNIFDNIFNFLLGLIGLQIGLVDLLTSIGVVPDFIIGHSIGELICGYADGCLTAEETILSAYFIGLALYESKIINGSMAEINLDLETLKVMCPLDIDIACYNSASNFIVSGPTKSIKKFLTKLQANSIPIKEIFCGYIPFHSRYIKPAVAKSEEYLNRTLPQKKFHSSKWLTTSSHEYSNTIPLCSKYYTNHLLFPVLFAKTYRLIPKDTVTIEISPQNILQHILNSYLYSTVTNVALYERTDDQNNEIFLESIGKLYNAGLQPQIANLYPTVEFPVSRGTPMISPLIRWDHSEDLFVMRACQKKIIDKKEIVVSISTSNEEFAYLTGHVVNEKNLFPAMGYLFYIWEIIASLKNQEYINTPIVFEDVNFIRATVLSQQIEIELTLSIQEGNIIT, encoded by the exons atgAATCGACCGAACTCGTATATCAGCGTCGATGCTGAAGAAGAAATCGTAATCTCTGGTATTGCTGGCCGATTTCCTAATAGCGACAATTTAAAagagtttcaagaaaatctttttaacaagGTGGATCTTGGTTCGAGCGATCATGGACGGTggaataatt cttATAATATGCCCCATCGAATTGGTAAAGTCAACAATATCGAGAAATTCGATTCAGAATTTTTCGATATACCCGCAACAGAAGCTCATATAATGGATCTTATGACTAGAATGTTACTCGAGCATACTTACGAAGCAATTACCGATGCGGGCGTAAATCCAAAAGAATTACAGGGAACAAGGACGAGTGTTCTTACAGCAATTTCTGCGTCTGAGACTCAAGGGCACTTTTCCTGTCAATCTCAg TTTGCTGGATTACCCATGATTGAATGCAATGTTTCTCTCATGGCAAACAAAATTTCTCACTGGCTCGGTGTTATTGGACAGTCGCATAATATTGATACTGCATGTAGTTCAAGTAACGTTGCTATAGTGAAAGCTTACGAGCTGATTCAGTCTGGAGAGTGCGACGCGGCCATTATCGCTTCCGCCAATCTATGCCTTCATCCTTATgtacaatttcaattttaccatctag GGGTTTTATCTTCTGATGGTTACTGTAAACCCTTTGACGAGGAAGGCGCCGGATATATGCGTAGCGATACGGTCGCGGTAGTATATCTGCAAAAGGCAAAAAATGCAAGAAGAATATATGCAACCCTTGTACacggtaaaataaattgcgatGGTTTTAAAGCAGAAGGTATTACTTTTCCATCGGtcgaaaagcaaaaaatattgttgagTGAATTTTATAAGGAATGTGAAATTTCGCCCAATGAGTTATCTTACGTAGAGGCCCATGCAACTGGTACTCTTGCCGGTGATCCCGTAGAAATTATGGCCATTGACCAGACTTTATGCGCTAAAAGAAACACTCCTTTATTGATGGGCTCggtaaaatcaaatattgGACATTCCGAACCCGCCAGTGGCCTTTGTCAAATCGCAAAG GTATTATTAGCGATGGAAACTGGTATAATTACGCCTACTATACATTTCAAGCGTCCGCGAAAAGAGTTAACTGCTATTATCGAAGGAAGAATAAAGATCATCACTGAACCAACAGAATGGGAGGGTGGTTATGTAGGTTTCAATTCTTTTGGGTTTGGAGGGGCTAATAGccacatattattaaaatcaaatcttaaacaaaaaatcaacAATAGAGCTTTGAATAATGACTTACCTAGGCTTGTAGCTGTATCTGGTCGTACGGAGGAAGCAGTTAAAATCATCTTAGATGAT GTGCGAAATCGACCAATAGATGCTGAGTTTATATCTCTGCTACATCATATTCATAATGATAATATAGAAGGTCATCCTTACAGAGGATACATGATAACTGGGtctaaaatatctcataatacaattaataaaatagaacatACTCCATATGTCAGAAGAccgatttgttttatattttctggaTTAGGATCTCAATGGTTTGGGATGA gtCAGGCTCTAATGAAATTCCCAGTGTTTGCCAAGGCAATCCAGAAATGTGGTATCGTTTTGAGATCTTACGGCATATCACTTACAGATATTTTAACaagtgataataaaaatatttttgataatatctttaattttttattgggTCTTATTGGACTACAG ATTGGATTAGTTGATCTTTTAACATCTATTGGTGTAGTTCCCGATTTTATAATCGGTCACTCCATTGGTGAACTAATCTGTGGATATGCCGATGGATGTTTAACGGCCGAAGAAACGATTCTGTCGGCATATTTTATCGGTTTAGCTCTTTACGagtcgaaaataattaacggcTCCATGGCTGAAATTAACCTCGACCTTGAAACCTTAAAAGTTATGTGTCCTTTGGATATCGATATAGCTTGTTACAATAGtgcttctaattttattgtaagcGGACCAAcgaaatctataaaaaaattcctcACCAAATTGCAG gcGAATAGTATAcctataaaagaaattttttgtggTTATATACCTTTTCATAGTCGTTACATCAAACCTGCTGTAGCTAAGTCTGAAGAGTACTTGAACCGAACATTAccacaaaaaaagtttcacagCTCAAAGTGGCTGACAACATCCTCTCACGAGTACTCCAATACTATACCTTTatgttcaaaatattatacaaatcacTTGTTGTTTCCGGTGTTATTCGCAAAGACGTATCGTTTAATTCCAAAAGATACAGTGACAATTGAAATATCTCCTCAGAATATTCTTCAACACATTTTAAACAGTTATTTATACTCTACAGTAACAAACGTAGCGCTATATGAACGAACCGACGATcaaaataatgagatatttttagaatcaATCGGAAAACTTTATAACGCAGGATTACAGCCACAGATTGCAAATCTCTATCCGACAGTGGAATTTCCTGTAAGCCGTGGTACCCCAATGATTTCTCCTCTCATAAG ATGGGATCATTCAGAAGATTTGTTTGTAATGCGAGCTTgtcaaaaaaagataattgacAAAAAGGAAATAGTTGTTAGTATTAGTACATCTAATGAAGAATTTGCGTATTTAACAGGCCATGtcgttaatgaaaaaaatttatttcctgcTATgggatatcttttttatatctggGAAATAATCGCATCGTTAAAAAACCAAGAATATATCAATACACCAATTGTATTTGAAgacgttaattttattcgtgcTACAGTACTATCACAACAAATTGAGATCGAATTAACTCTTTCGATCCAAGAAggtaatattattacgtaa
- the LOC139824905 gene encoding fatty acid synthase-like isoform X2, which translates to MPHRIGKVNNIEKFDSEFFDIPATEAHIMDLMTRMLLEHTYEAITDAGVNPKELQGTRTSVLTAISASETQGHFSCQSQFAGLPMIECNVSLMANKISHWLGVIGQSHNIDTACSSSNVAIVKAYELIQSGECDAAIIASANLCLHPYVQFQFYHLGVLSSDGYCKPFDEEGAGYMRSDTVAVVYLQKAKNARRIYATLVHGKINCDGFKAEGITFPSVEKQKILLSEFYKECEISPNELSYVEAHATGTLAGDPVEIMAIDQTLCAKRNTPLLMGSVKSNIGHSEPASGLCQIAKVLLAMETGIITPTIHFKRPRKELTAIIEGRIKIITEPTEWEGGYVGFNSFGFGGANSHILLKSNLKQKINNRALNNDLPRLVAVSGRTEEAVKIILDDVRNRPIDAEFISLLHHIHNDNIEGHPYRGYMITGSKISHNTINKIEHTPYVRRPICFIFSGLGSQWFGMSQALMKFPVFAKAIQKCGIVLRSYGISLTDILTSDNKNIFDNIFNFLLGLIGLQIGLVDLLTSIGVVPDFIIGHSIGELICGYADGCLTAEETILSAYFIGLALYESKIINGSMAEINLDLETLKVMCPLDIDIACYNSASNFIVSGPTKSIKKFLTKLQANSIPIKEIFCGYIPFHSRYIKPAVAKSEEYLNRTLPQKKFHSSKWLTTSSHEYSNTIPLCSKYYTNHLLFPVLFAKTYRLIPKDTVTIEISPQNILQHILNSYLYSTVTNVALYERTDDQNNEIFLESIGKLYNAGLQPQIANLYPTVEFPVSRGTPMISPLIRWDHSEDLFVMRACQKKIIDKKEIVVSISTSNEEFAYLTGHVVNEKNLFPAMGYLFYIWEIIASLKNQEYINTPIVFEDVNFIRATVLSQQIEIELTLSIQEGNIIT; encoded by the exons ATGCCCCATCGAATTGGTAAAGTCAACAATATCGAGAAATTCGATTCAGAATTTTTCGATATACCCGCAACAGAAGCTCATATAATGGATCTTATGACTAGAATGTTACTCGAGCATACTTACGAAGCAATTACCGATGCGGGCGTAAATCCAAAAGAATTACAGGGAACAAGGACGAGTGTTCTTACAGCAATTTCTGCGTCTGAGACTCAAGGGCACTTTTCCTGTCAATCTCAg TTTGCTGGATTACCCATGATTGAATGCAATGTTTCTCTCATGGCAAACAAAATTTCTCACTGGCTCGGTGTTATTGGACAGTCGCATAATATTGATACTGCATGTAGTTCAAGTAACGTTGCTATAGTGAAAGCTTACGAGCTGATTCAGTCTGGAGAGTGCGACGCGGCCATTATCGCTTCCGCCAATCTATGCCTTCATCCTTATgtacaatttcaattttaccatctag GGGTTTTATCTTCTGATGGTTACTGTAAACCCTTTGACGAGGAAGGCGCCGGATATATGCGTAGCGATACGGTCGCGGTAGTATATCTGCAAAAGGCAAAAAATGCAAGAAGAATATATGCAACCCTTGTACacggtaaaataaattgcgatGGTTTTAAAGCAGAAGGTATTACTTTTCCATCGGtcgaaaagcaaaaaatattgttgagTGAATTTTATAAGGAATGTGAAATTTCGCCCAATGAGTTATCTTACGTAGAGGCCCATGCAACTGGTACTCTTGCCGGTGATCCCGTAGAAATTATGGCCATTGACCAGACTTTATGCGCTAAAAGAAACACTCCTTTATTGATGGGCTCggtaaaatcaaatattgGACATTCCGAACCCGCCAGTGGCCTTTGTCAAATCGCAAAG GTATTATTAGCGATGGAAACTGGTATAATTACGCCTACTATACATTTCAAGCGTCCGCGAAAAGAGTTAACTGCTATTATCGAAGGAAGAATAAAGATCATCACTGAACCAACAGAATGGGAGGGTGGTTATGTAGGTTTCAATTCTTTTGGGTTTGGAGGGGCTAATAGccacatattattaaaatcaaatcttaaacaaaaaatcaacAATAGAGCTTTGAATAATGACTTACCTAGGCTTGTAGCTGTATCTGGTCGTACGGAGGAAGCAGTTAAAATCATCTTAGATGAT GTGCGAAATCGACCAATAGATGCTGAGTTTATATCTCTGCTACATCATATTCATAATGATAATATAGAAGGTCATCCTTACAGAGGATACATGATAACTGGGtctaaaatatctcataatacaattaataaaatagaacatACTCCATATGTCAGAAGAccgatttgttttatattttctggaTTAGGATCTCAATGGTTTGGGATGA gtCAGGCTCTAATGAAATTCCCAGTGTTTGCCAAGGCAATCCAGAAATGTGGTATCGTTTTGAGATCTTACGGCATATCACTTACAGATATTTTAACaagtgataataaaaatatttttgataatatctttaattttttattgggTCTTATTGGACTACAG ATTGGATTAGTTGATCTTTTAACATCTATTGGTGTAGTTCCCGATTTTATAATCGGTCACTCCATTGGTGAACTAATCTGTGGATATGCCGATGGATGTTTAACGGCCGAAGAAACGATTCTGTCGGCATATTTTATCGGTTTAGCTCTTTACGagtcgaaaataattaacggcTCCATGGCTGAAATTAACCTCGACCTTGAAACCTTAAAAGTTATGTGTCCTTTGGATATCGATATAGCTTGTTACAATAGtgcttctaattttattgtaagcGGACCAAcgaaatctataaaaaaattcctcACCAAATTGCAG gcGAATAGTATAcctataaaagaaattttttgtggTTATATACCTTTTCATAGTCGTTACATCAAACCTGCTGTAGCTAAGTCTGAAGAGTACTTGAACCGAACATTAccacaaaaaaagtttcacagCTCAAAGTGGCTGACAACATCCTCTCACGAGTACTCCAATACTATACCTTTatgttcaaaatattatacaaatcacTTGTTGTTTCCGGTGTTATTCGCAAAGACGTATCGTTTAATTCCAAAAGATACAGTGACAATTGAAATATCTCCTCAGAATATTCTTCAACACATTTTAAACAGTTATTTATACTCTACAGTAACAAACGTAGCGCTATATGAACGAACCGACGATcaaaataatgagatatttttagaatcaATCGGAAAACTTTATAACGCAGGATTACAGCCACAGATTGCAAATCTCTATCCGACAGTGGAATTTCCTGTAAGCCGTGGTACCCCAATGATTTCTCCTCTCATAAG ATGGGATCATTCAGAAGATTTGTTTGTAATGCGAGCTTgtcaaaaaaagataattgacAAAAAGGAAATAGTTGTTAGTATTAGTACATCTAATGAAGAATTTGCGTATTTAACAGGCCATGtcgttaatgaaaaaaatttatttcctgcTATgggatatcttttttatatctggGAAATAATCGCATCGTTAAAAAACCAAGAATATATCAATACACCAATTGTATTTGAAgacgttaattttattcgtgcTACAGTACTATCACAACAAATTGAGATCGAATTAACTCTTTCGATCCAAGAAggtaatattattacgtaa